Proteins from one Mercurialis annua linkage group LG7, ddMerAnnu1.2, whole genome shotgun sequence genomic window:
- the LOC126655746 gene encoding LOW QUALITY PROTEIN: eukaryotic translation initiation factor 1A-like (The sequence of the model RefSeq protein was modified relative to this genomic sequence to represent the inferred CDS: deleted 1 base in 1 codon; substituted 1 base at 1 genomic stop codon) produces MERCERRELIFKEYGQEYAQVLRMLGNGRCEAMCIDGTKRLCHIRGKMQKKVRIAAGEIILVGLYDYQDDKADVIWKYMPDEARLLKAYGELPAITRGVAGGLNXEDDGAGGDDYIDFEDEDIDNI; encoded by the exons ATGGAGAGATGCGAGAGACGTGAGCTTATTTTCAAGGAATACGGACAGGAATACGCCCAAGTGCTTCGCATGCTTGGAAACGGCCGCTGTGAAGCCATGTGTATTGACGGCACTAAGCGTCTATGCCACATTCGTGGGAAGATGCAGAAGAAGGTTCGGATTGCAGCTGGTGAAATTATTCTCGTCGGGTTGTATGACTATCAGGACGACAAAGCTGATGTTATCTGGAAGTATATGCCGGATGAAGCTAGGCTTCTTAAGGCTTATGGTGAACTTCCGGCGATCACGCGA GGTGTTGCTGGTGGACTTAACTAGGAGGATGATGGTGCTGGTGGTGATGATTATATTGACTTTGAGGATGAAGATATAGATAACATCTAG
- the LOC126657226 gene encoding glycine-rich cell wall structural protein 1.0-like, with protein MDHSKKKMNLKACFLFALLFGVIFLASSARTFNDERSLDRAEATKEYDDMKQYCSHGCCRYAGHHCVKCCRTAQEANLMPNQDIPHDLNEEEDIYGIDDRSHGGGHHGGGSGKGAGGGGHHGGGGGKGGGGGGSGGGGSGGSGGGGGGGSGGGGHHGGGGGKGGGGGGSGGGGSGGGSGGGGGSGGSGSGGGKGGGSGGSGGGGKGGGGGGSGSGGSGGGGKGGGGGGSGGGGKGGGGGGSGGGGKGGGGGSGGGGKGGGGGGSGGGGKGVGGGSGGGGGKGGGSGGGKGGGGGKGGGGGGGGEN; from the exons ATGGATcattcaaagaaaaaaatgaatttgaagGCTTGTTTTCTGTTTGCTCTCCTCTTCGGAGTCATCTTTCTCGCATCTTCTGCTCGCACATTCAACGATGAACGCAGCT TGGATAGAGCAGAAGCAACGAAGGAATATGATGATATGAAGCAATATTGTTCCCATGGTTGTTGTAGATATGCAGGTCATCATTGCGTAAAATGTTGTCGCACTGCTCAAGAAGCTAATCTCATGCCAAATCAAGACATCCCTCATGATT TGAATGAGGAAGAAGACATATATGGAATAGATGATCGTTCACATGGAGGCGGACATCATGGAGGTGGCAGCGGAAAGGGTGCAGGTGGCGGTGGACATCATGGAGGTGGCGGTGGAAAGGGTGGAGGTGGTGGAGGATCCGGTGGCGGTGGAAGTGGTGGAAGTGGTGGCGGAGGCGGTGGAGGATCTGGTGGCGGTGGACATCATGGAGGTGGCGGTGGAAAGGGTGGAGGTGGAGGAGGATCCGGTGGCGGTGGAAGTGGTGGTGGGTCTGGCGGAGGGGGAGGATCTGGTGGTAGTGGGAGTGGCGGTGGAAAGGGCGGGGGCAGTGGAGGATCTGGTGGCGGCGGAAAGGGCGGAGGCGGTGGAGGTTCAGGTAGTGGAGGATCAGGTGGCGGAGGGAAGGGAGGAGGCGGTGGAGGATCGGGCGGCGGAGGAAAGGGTGGAGGCGGTGGAGGATCGGGTGGCGGAGGGAAGGGAGGCGGTGGAGGATCAGGCGGCGGTGGAAAGGGTGGAGGCGGTGGAGGATCAGGAGGCGGAGGGAAGGGAGTAGGCGGAGGATCGGGTGGTGGCGGAGGAAAAGGAGGAGGAAGTGGTGGCGGAAAGGGTGGTGGTGGCGGGAAAGGTGGaggtggcggcggtggtggagAAAATTAA